A stretch of the Polaribacter pacificus genome encodes the following:
- a CDS encoding DUF4269 domain-containing protein, with translation MIENFRKIEYLEFGNERQKLAFSEIKKYGILEKLEKYNPILTGTIPIGIDLPESDLDIICECQNHSEFKTYLSEIFSNKKDFKVYSTKQNGIDSTIAEFKTDNFLFEIFGQNIPTEKQNAYQHMIIENRILKEKGSEFKQKVKELKSNGIKTEPAFAKLLGLNGNPYSELLKLKK, from the coding sequence TTGATTGAAAATTTTAGAAAAATTGAATATTTAGAATTCGGAAACGAAAGACAAAAACTTGCCTTTTCTGAAATAAAAAAATATGGGATTTTAGAGAAACTCGAAAAATATAACCCAATTTTGACTGGAACTATTCCAATCGGAATTGATTTACCAGAAAGTGATTTAGATATTATTTGTGAATGTCAAAATCACTCTGAATTTAAAACATATTTATCAGAAATTTTTTCTAACAAAAAAGACTTTAAAGTTTATTCAACTAAACAAAATGGAATTGATTCAACTATTGCGGAATTTAAAACAGATAATTTTTTGTTTGAGATTTTTGGACAAAATATTCCGACCGAAAAGCAAAATGCTTATCAGCATATGATTATTGAAAATAGAATTTTAAAGGAAAAAGGTTCTGAATTTAAACAAAAAGTGAAAGAATTAAAATCTAACGGAATAAAAACGGAACCTGCTTTTGCTAAATTATTAGGGTTGAATGGAAATCCATATTCTGAATTATTAAAACTGAAAAAATAA
- a CDS encoding cyclase family protein → MTEIIDLSQEIYEGMPVYKDLPQVKMTVHNSHEEWNGIENPETKTPAVHKLELGEHTGTHVDAINHMAIEHKGKSIDKMPLSMFYTKGICLDFSHKGLKELIEPNEIENACKKADLKIEKGDTVLIYTDHYRKNFNGKDWSNGPGISIETARWLGEKKISAFGVETMSPGVPGISNKQVHHICGELNFTHYENLINLHLLIGRGRFQFIGLPLKIKDGTGSPVRAVAIFEK, encoded by the coding sequence ATGACAGAAATTATTGATTTAAGTCAAGAAATTTACGAAGGAATGCCAGTTTATAAAGACCTTCCGCAAGTTAAAATGACAGTTCATAATTCCCACGAAGAATGGAATGGAATAGAAAATCCTGAAACCAAAACACCTGCTGTTCATAAATTGGAATTAGGAGAACATACCGGAACACACGTTGATGCTATAAATCATATGGCAATTGAACATAAAGGGAAATCAATTGACAAGATGCCTTTATCAATGTTCTATACAAAAGGAATCTGTTTAGACTTTTCTCATAAAGGGTTAAAAGAATTAATTGAGCCTAACGAAATTGAAAATGCTTGTAAAAAGGCTGATTTGAAAATAGAAAAAGGAGATACTGTATTGATTTATACTGACCATTACCGAAAAAATTTTAACGGAAAAGACTGGAGTAATGGACCCGGAATTTCGATAGAAACAGCTCGTTGGTTAGGCGAGAAAAAAATATCTGCATTTGGTGTTGAAACTATGTCACCTGGAGTTCCAGGAATCTCAAATAAACAAGTTCATCATATTTGTGGAGAATTGAATTTCACTCATTACGAGAATTTGATAAATCTTCATTTACTAATTGGAAGAGGAAGATTTCAGTTTATTGGGCTTCCGTTAAAAATTAAAGATGGAACAGGCTCGCCTGTTAGAGCAGTTGCAATATTTGAAAAATAA
- a CDS encoding type II toxin-antitoxin system ParD family antitoxin → MNKNTSISLGNYFDEFVQSSISEGRFKNVSEVIRAGLRLLEEEEAKVIALKNAIQEGIDSGIAHDFDPKKHLELLKAKKHSNV, encoded by the coding sequence ATGAACAAAAATACATCAATATCACTCGGGAATTATTTTGACGAATTCGTTCAAAGTAGTATTAGCGAAGGAAGATTTAAAAACGTTAGCGAAGTTATTCGAGCAGGATTAAGACTCTTGGAAGAAGAAGAGGCCAAAGTGATTGCATTGAAAAATGCAATTCAGGAAGGAATTGACAGTGGAATTGCTCATGATTTTGATCCCAAAAAACACCTTGAATTATTAAAAGCGAAAAAGCACTCGAATGTCTGA
- a CDS encoding integrase core domain-containing protein produces MAERVNGILKDEFYLDQTFDNVAHAKRAAKNAINLYNEIRLHVSLDYKTPNMVYKLSA; encoded by the coding sequence ATGGCAGAGCGCGTAAATGGTATCTTAAAAGATGAATTTTATCTCGACCAAACCTTTGATAATGTGGCTCACGCAAAGAGAGCTGCAAAAAATGCAATAAATTTATACAACGAAATAAGATTACATGTATCTTTAGACTATAAAACACCAAATATGGTATATAAATTATCAGCTTAA
- a CDS encoding transposase: protein MYRNDKVIRRYSEPFKLKILAELTTGKHTKSELCKLYSIAPTTVNEWIKKYNRKDLMNTRVKVETKDEISRIKALQKEIEQLKKLLLKKDLDAMVEESYLEVAAEDLGYKSIAELKKKLSIKP, encoded by the coding sequence ATGTATAGAAATGACAAAGTAATTAGACGTTATTCAGAACCTTTTAAATTAAAAATTTTAGCCGAACTTACCACCGGAAAACACACAAAGAGCGAACTTTGTAAACTTTACTCCATAGCTCCTACAACGGTTAACGAGTGGATTAAAAAGTACAATCGTAAAGACTTAATGAATACCCGAGTAAAAGTGGAAACAAAAGACGAAATATCTAGAATTAAAGCGCTTCAAAAAGAGATTGAACAGCTTAAAAAATTACTACTTAAAAAAGATCTTGATGCTATGGTAGAAGAATCCTATCTAGAAGTAGCTGCAGAAGATCTGGGTTACAAATCCATTGCTGAACTAAAAAAAAAGTTAAGTATAAAGCCTTAA
- a CDS encoding IS3 family transposase produces MKAKEKAKGFASLTAITHCFGLKRNAYYKHKNRADKRLKLEHQIIDIVRKRRKSLPREGVRKLTRSLDKEFVDANIKVGRDTLFKVLMKYNMLTLRKKTSARTTNSYHRFYKYKNIIKDLEVTSPNQVWVSDITYIRTIKGFCYLALITDMHSRKIVGYDISDSLELKGCVRALNKAIYQAKDIKKLIHHSDRGIQYCSNVYTQILKRKKINISMTEENHCYEPACRQAGMQWQSA; encoded by the coding sequence ATTAAAGCTAAAGAGAAAGCTAAGGGATTTGCTTCTTTAACAGCTATAACTCATTGTTTTGGACTTAAACGTAATGCTTATTACAAGCATAAAAACAGAGCTGATAAGCGTTTAAAACTAGAACATCAGATTATAGATATTGTTAGAAAAAGACGCAAATCCCTTCCTAGAGAAGGTGTTCGTAAACTTACCAGATCCTTAGATAAAGAGTTTGTTGATGCTAACATTAAAGTGGGTAGAGATACACTATTTAAAGTACTTATGAAATATAACATGCTAACACTTAGAAAGAAAACAAGCGCTAGAACAACAAATTCGTATCATCGTTTTTATAAATATAAGAACATTATAAAAGACTTAGAAGTTACAAGCCCCAACCAAGTTTGGGTATCTGATATCACATACATTAGAACCATAAAAGGGTTTTGTTATCTCGCTTTAATAACTGATATGCATTCAAGGAAAATAGTAGGTTATGACATTAGTGATAGTCTGGAATTGAAAGGGTGCGTAAGAGCTCTTAATAAGGCCATTTATCAAGCTAAAGACATTAAGAAGCTTATTCATCATTCAGACAGAGGAATACAATATTGTAGTAATGTGTACACACAAATATTAAAAAGGAAAAAGATAAATATTAGTATGACAGAAGAAAATCATTGCTATGAACCTGCCTGCCGGCAGGCAGGAATGCAATGGCAGAGCGCGTAA
- the avs2 gene encoding AVAST type 2 anti-phage system protein Avs2, whose translation MSINWNNIRPLENSQNEGFEELVCQIARKEDIVNKKTFIRKGKPDAGVECLWILNNDDEFAWQAKFFTSSLEESQWGQLDKSVKTVLDKHPNLKKYYIAIPNDPPDARIDGQTSMLDKWNSRVTKWEGWASGKGLTVEFIPWWSSDLIEKLQKPENVGLTFFWFNKEEFTDEWCKEQTGLSITDLGKRYTPKLNVKLKIAEIFDGISRDEKFNSQVVSLFDDLLIKGNKIIPKIKELDSYSSNIQSELKAILALFSKTDFKGIQTLPIDEFLNLLKKANQIVNHIKNFYLDEESKLQVKPDDYRYYKKFGYEISHIRDFEDSIYELTRFLEGTTMKLANHPFLLLEGEAGIGKSHLLADIITTRNINKLISLFFLGQHFVTDEDPWTQLFKKNDIHCSVNEFLGALNSKAQISGQRIIIFIDAVNEGRGKYFWDKNIKSFLSKIKKHEWLGVVLSIRTSYSDLIFPKDEIKEDEIIRYTHYGFRNQEYEATKLFFNNYGIELPSIPLLHPEFQNPLFLILFCEGLNKSGYTRIPDGLQGITAIIDFFINSINNILSTPSRLDYPSSINVVKKAIESIIAYKIENQLRYVSYEQAFIIVNKLSNDYSTKRGLLDELISEGILSKNLFWNPENQYEEGVYLAYERFEDHLTATFIIDKNPEIEVAFKEGGALFHLVKDERDCNINKGVIEALTIQIPEKTGKEFYEYVPHIKDSYPIVECFVQSLLWRKTETTSEKLIGYVNSTVLKYQGTHDLFWDTILSVTSIPDNYFNAYSLHKNLMKRSLPDRDAWWTIYLKEQFYDESAVKRLIDWAWNTHDKSHISDESVKLTSITLSWFHTSTNRKLRDSATKALICLLENRIHVLIELLKEFEDVNDPYIYERLFSVAYGCAIRTEQREKLKELSNYIFETIFKDKEEVYPHILLRDYARGVVEFTSYIGYDLDFDISTVRPPYKSAYPANFPSNEEIDNKYKFDYKAKDFKEHYWAQNSILSSMVTEYGRGTAGYGDFGRYTFQSAFRTWDVDENALSNLAVEWIFEKYGYDKDKHGKFDREIGSGRGRDTIPHERIGKKYQWIALYEMLARVSDNCTKYAEWSYRNEEVEAYQGPWIPYVRDIDPTMIIHKTGSYDEEAPNDFWWAEEEYSNWDLDNDEWTKVDNDLPCSKKLLNVKDTTDEEWLILEGYPEWAESKKIGDEKWDKPHKRMWYHLRSYLVSEDKYEEMKEWAVLQDFMGRWMPESSSRYEVFSREYYWSPAYNYFNKQYYGGIEQNEVHDNLTGEYIGDVLLTSNNFLWEEEFDKSKEDTISFLKPSKHIYENMKLVFSRQEGEFIDENGETICFAPSVHNDSKSYLLIKKTPFIKYLKENKLRIIWTVLGEKNIIGGHSSRDKFYERLEISGAYYFDENDEIIGEINTKNT comes from the coding sequence ATGAGTATAAACTGGAATAATATAAGACCTTTAGAAAATTCACAAAATGAAGGTTTCGAGGAATTAGTTTGTCAAATAGCTAGGAAAGAAGATATTGTAAATAAGAAAACTTTCATTCGAAAAGGTAAGCCAGATGCTGGCGTTGAGTGTCTTTGGATATTAAACAATGATGACGAATTTGCTTGGCAAGCAAAATTCTTCACAAGTAGTCTTGAGGAAAGCCAGTGGGGTCAACTCGATAAGTCGGTCAAAACAGTACTAGACAAACATCCAAATCTCAAAAAATATTATATAGCCATTCCCAATGACCCACCAGATGCCAGAATTGATGGACAAACTTCAATGCTAGATAAATGGAATTCAAGAGTTACGAAATGGGAAGGTTGGGCTTCTGGAAAAGGGTTGACAGTAGAATTTATTCCTTGGTGGAGTTCCGATTTAATAGAAAAGTTGCAAAAGCCTGAAAACGTAGGATTGACCTTCTTTTGGTTTAATAAAGAAGAATTTACAGATGAATGGTGCAAAGAACAGACTGGGCTTTCAATTACTGACTTAGGGAAAAGATATACTCCAAAACTTAATGTCAAATTAAAGATTGCCGAAATTTTTGATGGAATCTCAAGAGATGAAAAATTTAATAGCCAAGTAGTAAGTTTATTTGATGATTTACTAATTAAGGGTAATAAAATCATACCCAAAATAAAAGAATTAGATTCTTACTCTTCCAATATTCAAAGTGAATTAAAGGCAATACTTGCACTATTTAGCAAAACAGATTTTAAAGGAATTCAGACTTTGCCAATTGATGAGTTTTTGAATTTACTGAAAAAGGCAAATCAAATAGTAAACCATATTAAGAATTTCTATTTAGATGAAGAATCTAAATTGCAAGTAAAACCTGATGACTACAGGTATTATAAAAAATTCGGTTATGAAATTAGCCATATTAGAGATTTTGAGGACTCAATATATGAGCTTACAAGATTTCTTGAAGGCACAACAATGAAACTAGCTAACCATCCATTTTTATTATTAGAAGGTGAAGCAGGTATAGGTAAATCACATTTGTTAGCAGACATAATTACTACACGCAACATAAATAAACTAATTAGTCTTTTCTTTTTGGGTCAACATTTTGTGACTGATGAAGACCCTTGGACTCAATTATTTAAAAAGAATGATATTCATTGTTCTGTAAATGAATTTTTAGGTGCACTAAATTCTAAAGCTCAAATTTCTGGACAACGAATAATTATTTTTATTGACGCTGTTAATGAAGGAAGAGGGAAATATTTTTGGGATAAGAATATTAAAAGTTTTCTTTCGAAAATAAAAAAACACGAATGGTTAGGTGTTGTGTTGTCAATACGTACATCATACTCTGATTTGATATTTCCAAAGGATGAAATTAAAGAGGATGAAATAATCAGATACACTCATTACGGGTTTAGAAATCAGGAATACGAGGCAACAAAATTGTTTTTCAATAATTATGGAATAGAATTACCAAGCATTCCATTATTGCATCCCGAATTTCAAAACCCCTTATTTTTGATACTTTTTTGTGAGGGGCTAAATAAATCTGGCTATACTAGAATACCAGATGGTTTACAGGGGATTACAGCAATTATTGATTTTTTCATAAATAGTATTAATAACATTCTGTCAACACCATCTAGATTAGACTACCCCAGCAGTATAAATGTTGTTAAAAAAGCAATTGAATCTATAATTGCTTATAAAATTGAAAACCAATTAAGATATGTTTCTTATGAGCAAGCATTTATAATTGTTAATAAACTATCAAATGACTATAGTACTAAAAGAGGTTTGCTAGATGAATTAATATCTGAGGGAATATTATCGAAAAATTTGTTTTGGAATCCTGAAAATCAATATGAAGAAGGTGTTTATCTAGCTTATGAACGATTTGAAGACCATCTTACAGCTACTTTTATTATTGACAAAAATCCTGAGATTGAAGTAGCCTTCAAAGAAGGTGGAGCTTTATTTCATCTTGTTAAAGATGAACGTGATTGCAATATCAATAAAGGGGTAATAGAGGCTCTTACCATTCAAATTCCAGAAAAAACGGGAAAGGAATTTTATGAGTATGTTCCGCATATTAAGGATAGTTATCCAATTGTTGAGTGTTTTGTACAAAGCTTACTTTGGCGAAAAACTGAAACAACCTCTGAAAAATTAATCGGATATGTGAATTCTACAGTTCTTAAATATCAAGGAACTCATGATTTATTTTGGGATACAATTTTATCTGTAACATCTATTCCCGATAATTATTTCAATGCTTATTCACTACATAAAAATCTAATGAAAAGAAGTCTACCAGATAGAGATGCATGGTGGACAATTTATTTAAAAGAACAATTTTATGATGAATCAGCGGTAAAAAGACTTATTGACTGGGCTTGGAATACTCATGATAAAAGCCATATATCTGATGAATCAGTTAAGTTGACTTCAATAACGTTGTCCTGGTTTCATACGAGTACAAATAGAAAGTTACGTGATTCTGCAACAAAAGCTCTAATATGTCTTTTAGAAAACCGAATTCATGTTTTAATAGAACTTCTTAAAGAATTTGAAGACGTTAATGACCCATATATTTATGAAAGACTTTTTTCTGTTGCTTATGGATGTGCGATTAGAACAGAACAACGAGAAAAGCTAAAAGAGCTTAGTAATTATATTTTTGAAACAATATTCAAGGATAAAGAAGAAGTATATCCTCATATTCTTCTTAGGGACTATGCTAGAGGTGTTGTAGAGTTCACTTCTTATATTGGGTACGATTTAGACTTTGATATATCAACAGTAAGACCACCATATAAAAGTGCCTATCCTGCAAATTTCCCATCAAACGAGGAGATTGATAATAAATATAAGTTTGATTACAAGGCTAAGGATTTTAAAGAACATTATTGGGCACAAAATAGCATTTTAAGTTCGATGGTTACCGAATACGGCAGAGGTACGGCTGGCTATGGAGATTTTGGACGTTATACTTTTCAGAGTGCTTTTAGAACATGGGATGTTGATGAAAATGCATTAAGTAATCTTGCTGTTGAATGGATATTTGAAAAGTATGGGTATGATAAAGATAAACATGGGAAATTTGACAGAGAAATTGGTTCTGGAAGAGGACGCGATACTATACCTCATGAAAGAATAGGTAAAAAATACCAATGGATTGCCCTTTATGAAATGCTTGCGAGAGTTTCCGATAATTGTACAAAATATGCTGAATGGAGTTATCGAAATGAGGAAGTAGAAGCATATCAAGGTCCATGGATACCATATGTCAGAGATATCGACCCCACGATGATAATACACAAAACAGGTTCTTATGATGAAGAAGCTCCTAATGACTTTTGGTGGGCTGAAGAAGAATATTCAAACTGGGACTTAGATAATGATGAATGGACAAAAGTGGATAATGACCTTCCATGTTCAAAAAAGCTATTAAATGTCAAGGATACGACTGATGAGGAATGGTTAATCCTTGAAGGATATCCAGAATGGGCAGAATCAAAAAAAATTGGAGATGAGAAATGGGACAAACCTCATAAAAGAATGTGGTATCATTTAAGGAGCTATCTGGTTTCTGAGGATAAATATGAAGAAATGAAAGAGTGGGCAGTACTCCAAGATTTTATGGGAAGATGGATGCCTGAAAGTTCAAGTAGATACGAAGTATTTAGTAGAGAATATTATTGGTCTCCAGCTTATAATTATTTCAATAAGCAATATTATGGTGGAATAGAACAAAATGAAGTCCATGATAATTTAACGGGTGAGTATATTGGAGATGTTTTATTGACGAGCAATAATTTTTTATGGGAAGAAGAATTTGACAAATCAAAAGAAGATACAATAAGTTTTCTGAAACCCTCCAAACACATTTATGAAAATATGAAATTAGTATTTTCTAGGCAAGAAGGTGAGTTTATTGATGAAAATGGAGAAACTATTTGCTTTGCTCCATCAGTTCATAATGATTCAAAATCCTATTTGCTAATAAAAAAGACTCCTTTTATTAAATATTTAAAAGAAAATAAACTAAGAATAATATGGACAGTCTTAGGCGAAAAAAATATAATTGGAGGTCATTCGAGTCGAGATAAATTCTATGAAAGGTTAGAAATTAGTGGAGCATATTATTTTGATGAAAATGATGAGATTATAGGTGAAATTAATACAAAAAATACCTGA
- a CDS encoding DUF2326 domain-containing protein — MLKKLFSNTGLIDEVVFHAGINIILGKYSKDKEAQGINGIGKSTLIRLIDYTFLSDSAQKIFLNKKYDFLRKSEHEITLEFEINNKPYFIQRDFSTKMKIQFGSSLHKLDNFEKSELKSILTNLYLPVEKNDVFFTGNKFRTLFDFFIKDDLDNQKRFEPLNFLKYNANLKEKAIFNFFLLDLPTSHLIDYNEQSKEYDKFKSAIDTSEQKIKIDTGKSIQEYRSERFNIEQRISLLEESLDSYQFIEKYKDIEKQLAKVTKQINDKLKEYNSLDIKVSKIKESYDLDQNVETQEIRKIYNEVLENFGNQVAKTLEEVIDFKNNILNNRKKYLLQKEQKLQLVIDSVLQDISILENKRSQLYKALDEKGALDSIKNTYEELVIEKTDLEKNLQLIKQIDEYQEMLTNLNVSISEVRRLISVEIKEFQRHIDDLRKLFIDILKNAIFVDESYENAYFDITPNPSSNRKKLPFNIEIEIPKADALGQSRLKIVAYDLMVFLYNIEINRKVPDFLIHDGVFHGISMKTKINTINYVYHKYLEHIDKKQFQYILTFNEDEIITNDDDSEYGIFDFDFHKSVIAEFQDVQDKTIFKRIFG, encoded by the coding sequence ATGCTAAAAAAATTATTTTCAAATACAGGATTAATAGATGAAGTTGTTTTTCACGCTGGAATCAATATTATTCTTGGTAAATATTCAAAAGACAAAGAGGCTCAAGGAATAAATGGAATTGGTAAATCTACTTTAATTCGATTAATAGATTACACCTTTTTATCAGATAGTGCTCAAAAAATATTCTTAAATAAAAAATATGATTTTTTAAGAAAAAGTGAACACGAAATAACATTAGAATTTGAAATAAATAACAAACCTTATTTCATTCAAAGGGATTTCAGTACTAAAATGAAAATTCAATTTGGCTCTTCACTTCATAAGTTAGATAATTTTGAAAAAAGTGAATTGAAATCAATATTGACTAATTTGTATTTGCCTGTTGAAAAAAATGACGTATTCTTCACAGGTAACAAATTTAGAACGCTTTTTGACTTCTTTATAAAAGATGATTTAGACAATCAAAAAAGATTTGAACCTCTCAATTTTCTTAAATACAATGCAAATTTAAAAGAAAAAGCAATATTCAATTTTTTCTTACTTGACTTACCTACTTCACATTTGATAGACTATAACGAACAATCAAAAGAGTATGATAAATTCAAATCTGCAATTGATACATCAGAACAAAAAATAAAGATTGACACAGGTAAATCTATTCAAGAATATAGAAGTGAAAGATTTAATATAGAACAAAGAATTTCACTTTTAGAAGAAAGTTTAGATAGCTATCAATTTATAGAAAAATATAAGGATATAGAAAAACAATTAGCAAAAGTAACTAAACAAATAAATGATAAACTGAAAGAATATAATTCTTTAGATATCAAAGTTTCAAAAATAAAAGAAAGTTATGATTTAGACCAGAATGTGGAAACACAAGAAATTAGAAAAATCTATAACGAAGTATTAGAAAATTTTGGAAATCAAGTTGCAAAAACATTAGAAGAAGTTATTGATTTTAAGAATAACATTCTTAATAATAGAAAAAAGTATTTATTACAAAAAGAACAAAAATTACAGTTAGTAATCGATAGCGTTCTTCAAGACATTTCAATACTTGAAAACAAAAGAAGTCAACTTTATAAGGCTTTAGATGAAAAAGGAGCACTTGACAGTATAAAAAACACATACGAAGAACTAGTAATCGAAAAAACAGACCTTGAAAAAAACCTTCAATTAATTAAACAAATTGATGAGTACCAAGAAATGTTAACCAACCTCAATGTTTCAATTAGTGAAGTAAGAAGATTAATTTCTGTAGAAATAAAGGAATTTCAAAGACATATAGATGACTTAAGAAAGTTATTTATAGATATTCTCAAAAATGCAATATTTGTAGATGAATCTTACGAAAATGCATATTTTGATATTACACCCAATCCTTCTTCTAACAGAAAAAAATTACCATTTAATATTGAGATTGAGATACCTAAAGCTGATGCACTAGGACAATCAAGACTTAAAATTGTTGCCTACGATTTAATGGTTTTTTTATACAATATTGAAATTAACAGAAAGGTTCCTGATTTTCTGATTCACGATGGTGTTTTCCACGGAATTTCAATGAAGACGAAAATTAATACAATCAATTATGTTTATCATAAATATCTTGAACATATTGACAAAAAACAATTCCAATATATTTTGACATTTAACGAAGATGAAATAATCACAAATGATGATGACTCGGAGTATGGAATTTTTGATTTTGATTTTCACAAAAGTGTAATAGCTGAATTTCAAGATGTCCAAGATAAAACTATATTTAAACGAATTTTTGGATAG
- a CDS encoding RDD family protein — translation MNKNSEKEYILSSRKRRIAAFIIDHFTMTFLIVVIVFISLGIDFMDENNFSNLMTKILPTMLVGFLLYFAKDSIKGISPGKWVMGIMVRNEKTPNEVPSFGKLFIRNLFLIIWPVEFIVLASSEEKKRLGDKTANTIVIKNPNKPTKLLRVLALAGIGIAFFTFIFLFAGSAMKNSGAYKVAISQIEQNEEILSEIGGIKDYGMMPTGSVNISNGYGEAQLNIKVIGNEKDLNVVVYLTKEPNREWKLIELNK, via the coding sequence ATGAACAAAAATTCAGAAAAAGAATATATTTTATCAAGTAGGAAAAGACGAATAGCAGCATTTATAATTGACCATTTTACAATGACATTTCTAATAGTGGTAATTGTATTCATATCACTTGGAATAGATTTTATGGACGAAAATAATTTTAGTAATCTAATGACTAAAATCTTGCCAACAATGCTTGTCGGTTTTCTTTTATATTTTGCAAAAGACTCTATAAAAGGAATTAGCCCTGGAAAATGGGTTATGGGAATTATGGTTAGAAATGAAAAGACCCCGAATGAAGTTCCTTCTTTTGGAAAACTGTTCATCCGAAATTTATTTTTAATAATTTGGCCAGTAGAATTTATAGTTCTTGCTTCAAGTGAAGAGAAAAAAAGGCTTGGAGATAAAACTGCGAATACAATTGTAATCAAGAATCCAAACAAACCGACAAAACTTTTGAGAGTTTTAGCGTTAGCTGGAATTGGAATTGCCTTTTTTACATTTATATTCTTATTTGCAGGTTCTGCAATGAAAAATTCTGGTGCTTATAAAGTAGCAATCTCACAAATTGAACAAAACGAAGAAATATTATCTGAAATTGGTGGAATAAAAGATTACGGAATGATGCCAACTGGAAGTGTAAATATTTCAAATGGATACGGAGAAGCACAATTGAACATAAAAGTTATCGGAAACGAAAAAGATTTAAACGTTGTAGTTTATCTGACTAAAGAACCAAATAGAGAATGGAAATTAATTGAACTGAATAAATAA
- a CDS encoding helix-turn-helix transcriptional regulator — translation MNRIKEVLEQKGKKQVWLAEQLGKSYNMVNSYAQNRRQPSIEILYEIGKILQVDAKELLISSKLLVHNE, via the coding sequence ATGAACCGAATAAAGGAAGTTTTAGAGCAAAAAGGGAAAAAGCAAGTTTGGCTAGCTGAACAGTTAGGTAAAAGTTACAATATGGTAAACTCATATGCTCAAAACCGAAGACAACCGAGTATAGAAATACTTTATGAAATTGGAAAGATTTTACAAGTAGATGCTAAAGAACTATTAATAAGTTCAAAATTATTAGTGCATAATGAATAG
- a CDS encoding type II toxin-antitoxin system RelE/ParE family toxin, whose protein sequence is MSEYKLTNKAVADLSKIWEYTFEIWSEKQADKYYDELISNCEEIAGNPDLGKNYKGISKQLFGIKANRHIIFYRTLSEDYVEITRILHERMDLKKRIVE, encoded by the coding sequence ATGTCTGAATACAAACTGACGAACAAAGCTGTTGCTGATTTATCAAAAATTTGGGAATACACATTTGAAATTTGGTCGGAAAAACAAGCTGACAAATATTATGATGAATTAATTTCAAATTGTGAGGAAATAGCTGGAAATCCAGATTTAGGAAAGAACTACAAAGGGATTTCAAAGCAACTATTTGGAATTAAAGCAAACCGACACATAATATTTTATCGAACATTAAGTGAAGATTATGTCGAAATAACAAGAATCTTACACGAAAGAATGGATTTGAAAAAAAGAATTGTTGAATAA